In a genomic window of Clavelina lepadiformis chromosome 7, kaClaLepa1.1, whole genome shotgun sequence:
- the LOC143465003 gene encoding uncharacterized protein LOC143465003, with protein sequence MNSCDPHPCHKYATCTKGAEYQYQCDCNDGYTGDGRFCVELDPCQSSPCHDYATCHATYGGQYTCTCNSGYAGDGSYCEEINPCHPNPCHHYATCKRAYGGRHTCTCNSGYTGDGGHCEELDPCHSSPCHHYATCERAYGGRYICTCNNGYAGDGKYCEVLDPCHTNPCHRYATCTRGYGSQYTCSCNKGYVGNGRRCKVFDPCENAKCHKHAKCNRFGRFYKCTCKTGYKGNGKKCRRKNPCSGYQCSRYAKCVVEGYKAVCKCQPGYHGNGKVCRVDKCYNHKCPVHSTCYPNVLKGRVCRCNDPYYGNGGVCYSKYSCQARCGTYKKKFPCQCNTYCKKYNNCCRDFKEECIRPRRYGRH encoded by the exons ATGAACTCATGTGACCCTCATCCATGCCACAAATACGCCACTTGCACCAAAGGAGCGGAATACCAGTATCAATGCGACTGTAACGATGGGTACACGGGAGACGGAAGGTTCTGTGTAG AGCTTGATCCATGCCAGTCCAGTCCGTGTCACGACTACGCAACTTGCCACGCCACTTATGGTGGTCAATACACTTGCACGTGTAATAGCGGTTACGCCGGAGATGGAAGTTATTGCGAgg AGATTAATCCTTGCCATCCAAACCCATGTCACCACTACGCGACGTGCAAACGTGCCTACGGTGGCAGACATACTTGCACATGTAATAGCGGATACACTGGCGATGGTGGCCACTGCGAAG AGTTAGACCCATGCCATTCAAGTCCATGCCACCATTATGCTACATGTGAACGAGCCTATGGCGGAAGATACATCTGTACATGTAATAATGGTTATGCTGGTGATGGAAAGTACTGTGAAG TGTTAGACCCTTGCCATACAAACCCTTGTCACCGATACGCCACTTGCACTCGTGGTTACGGCAGCCAGTACACATGCAGTTGTAACAAAGGCTACGTGGGCAATGGACGCCGTTGTAAAG TGTTCGACCCGTGTGAAAATGCCAAGTGTCATAAGCACGCCAAATGCAATCGGTTCGGAAGGTTCTACAAATGTACTTGTAAAACAGGATACAAGGGAAACGGGAAAAAGTGTCGAC gaaaaaaccCATGCAGTGGCTACCAATGCAGTCGTTACGCCAAATGTGTGGTGGAAGGTTACAAAGCCGTCTGCAAATGCCAACCTGGTTACCATGGCAACGGGAAGGTCTGCCGAG TGGACAAATGCTACAATCATAAATGTCCTGTCCATTCCACATGCTACCCGAACGTGCTGAAAGGACGCGTATGCCGTTGCAACGATCCTTACTACGGAAATGGAGGCGTGTGCTACT CTAAATACTCTTGCCAAGCCCGATGTGGAacatacaagaaaaaatttccGTGCCAGTGTAACACTTACTGCAAAAAGTACAACAACTGTTGCAGAGATTTCAAAGAAGAAT GCATACGACCTCGTCGATATGGGCGTCACTGA
- the LOC143465005 gene encoding uncharacterized protein LOC143465005, translating into MVATALAFLAGEETGKDVTRTTVIKTNALRTANAFRNTTAMDTLVVASMDITIINVISMLDVTEGRIAIITSTTTIDVKQLKRHSLQKLQQRPGLFNIPIRIRLFNVL; encoded by the exons ATGGTCGCTACTGCGCTTGCCTTCCTGGCTGGAGAGGAAACGGGAAAAGATGTTACc CGGACAACTGTTATCAAAACAAATGCCCTAAGAACAGCAAATGCTTTCCGAAATACAACGGCTATGGATACTCTTGTCGTTGCAAGCATGGACATTACGATTATAAATGTCATTTCG ATGTTAGATGTTACCGAAGGGAGAATTGCCATCATTACGTCC ACTACCACCATCGACGTTAAACAACTGAAAAGACACAGTCTCCAGAAACTACAACAACGACCTGGATTATTCAATATTCCTATTCGTATAAGATTATTTAATGTATTGTAA
- the LOC143465004 gene encoding uncharacterized protein LOC143465004 yields MTTKGAIFALALIYFLGVAQCTYRVQHTCSYCDKNAVCRRHYNGYVCICKDGYYGSGEWCKVINPCHSNACHRDAHCVPNGERYSCRCKDGYEGDGYGCSVADPCRSNPCHQHASCRKGIDWDYTCVCKRGYRGDGRFCAVYDPCQDAPCHKDATCTSHGESYTCACKDGYTGNGQYCDVLDPCRSNPCHQHASCQRGIDWDYTCVCNPGYRGDGRFCAVYDPCQDAPCHKDATCTSHGESYTCACKDGYTGDGQYCDGEHHFARL; encoded by the exons ATGACCACTAAAGGAGCGATTTTTGCTCTCGCGCTGATCTATTTTCTCGGCGTAGCTCAATGCACTTACAGAG TCCAGCACACGTGCAGCTACTGCGACAAAAACGCAGTATGTCGACGACATTACAACGGCTACGTTTGTATTTGCAAAGACGGATATTATGGATCGGGAGAGTGGTGCAAAG TTATCAATCCATGCCACAGTAATGCCTGTCATAGAGACGCACATTGCGTGCCAAACGGAGAACGTTACAGTTGTCGTTGTAAAGACGGATATGAAGGGGATGGATACGGATGTTCTG tcGCCGACCCATGTCGATCGAATCCATGTCATCAACACGCAAGTTGTCGAAAAGGAATTGACTGGGACTACACCTGCGTTTGTAAACGGGGCTACAGAGGCGATGGACGATTTTGCGCAG TATACGACCCATGTCAAGACGCACCGTGCCATAAAGACGCAACATGCACCAGCCATGGAGAATCCTACACATGTGCATGCAAAGATGGATACACAGGCAATGGACAGTATTGTGACG TGCTAGATCCATGTAGATCGAATCCATGTCACCAACACGCAAGTTGTCAAAGAGGAATTGACTGGGACTACACCTGCGTTTGTAATCCGGGCTACAGAGGCGATGGACGATTTTGCGCAG TATACGACCCATGTCAAGACGCACCGTGCCATAAAGACGCAACTTGCACCAGCCATGGAGAATCCTACACATGTGCATGCAAGGATGGATACACAGGCGATGGACAGTATTGTGATGGTGAGCACCACTTTGCACGCTTATGA
- the LOC143465152 gene encoding uncharacterized protein LOC143465152: MTLVRILAIFLLLAVFAVSADFDCYKCKYSGGKCVTKTSYKCIYKKKSHDYCYGKCHKHATCKRSYWRYKCECNHGYHGNGHYCNDYCHGRCHKDAKCVRSHYGQYKCECNSGYSGHGHDCKSPCGYCPKHSKCVANKKQECKCGYGYEQYGKYCQRKKRGYGNGYGRRNRYPW; the protein is encoded by the exons ATGACTTTGGTGAGAATACTCGCAATTTTTCTGCTGCTAGCTGTCTTCGCCGTATCTGCGGACTTTG ATTGTTACAAATGCAAGTACTCGGGCGGCAAATGTGTTACGAAGACGTCATACAAATGTATCTATAAAA AAAAAAGCCATGACTACTGCTATGGAAAATGCCACAAGCACGCCACTTGCAAACGTTCGTACTGGCGCTACAAGTGTGAATGCAACCACGGCTACCACGGAAATGGACATTATT GCAATGATTATTGCCACGGACGTTGCCATAAGGATGCAAAGTGCGTGAGAAGTCACTACGGACAATACAAATGTGAATGCAACTCTGGATATTCAGGACACGGACATGACT GCAAAAGTCCATGCGGGTATTGTCCTAAGCACTCCAAATGCGTTGCAAACAAGAAACAAGAATGTAAATGTGGTTATGGCTACGAACAATACGGAAAATATTGCCAACGCAAAA AACGAGGTTATGGAAACGGGTACGGACGTCGAAACAGATATCCGTGGTAA